In Microbulbifer pacificus, the genomic stretch CATCACTCACATTGCCAAAGACGGTGGCGAGTTCGGCAAAGGCGAGCTGATCGCCGAGCTGGATATCACTCCGGACCTGTGGTTTTTTGACTGCCACTTCCCCGGCGACCCGGTAATGCCTGGCTGTCTCGGCCTAGACGCTATGTGGCAGCTGTTGGGTTACTTCCTCGCCTGGAAAGGAAACCCCGGCCGCGGTCGCGCCCTGGGCTGTGGCGAGGTGAAGTTCACCGGCCAGATCCTACCGACCAACAAAAAGGTTACTTACCATATCCAGATGAGCCGCCTGGTAGAGCGCAAGCTGGTGATGGGCATCGGCAACGGTTCCGTGTCCGTCGACGGCCGCGAAATCTACACCGCCAAGGATTTGCGTGTAGGCCTGTTTACCCGTACCGACAACTTTTGATCCGGCAACGGGTCAAACCAGCGTCTGTCACATAAAAAAATAACAATTCACACAACAAGTTTTACTGGAGATCACTATGCGCCGGGTAGTCATTACCGGAATGGGCATCACTTCCTGCATCGGTAACAATACGCAGGAAGTGCTGGCCTCCCTGAAGGCCGGCCGCAGCGGCATCCGCTTTATGGACGAATACGCCGAGCTGGGCCTGCGCAGCCAGGTCGCTGGCGTTGTCGATATCGATTTCAAGGAACACATCGACCGCAAGCACCTGCGCTTTATGGGCGACTCCGCTGCCTACGCGTACATTGCCATGGCTGAAGCCATCGCCATGGCGGGCCTGGAAGAGTCCGACATTTCCAATGTCCGCACCGGTCTGGTGATGGGCTCCGGCGGTACCTCCACCGCAGCCATCATCGAGTCCGCCGAGATCACCAAGACCCGAGGTGTGCGCAAGGTCGGCGCCTTCCGCGTGCCCCAGGTCATGGGCAGCACCGTGTCCGCGTGTCTCGCCACCCCGTTCAAGATCAAGGGCGTGAACTACTCCATTTCTTCCGCCTGTGCCACGTCCGCGCACTGTATCGGCAACGGCGCAGAGCTGATCCAGATGGGCAAGCAGGACATCGTGTTTGCCGGTGGCGGTGAAGAGCTGGCCTGGAGTCTGACCCACCTGTTCGACGCCATGGGCGCGCTGTCGTCCAAGTACAACGACACCCCCACCAAGGCCTCCCGCCCCTACGACGCCAACCGCGACGGTTTCGTGATTGCCGGCGGCGGCGGCTGTGTGGTGCTGGAAGAGTATGAACACGCCAAGGCCCGCGGCGCCAACATCATTGCCGAACTGGTGGGCTACGGTGCCACTTCCGACGGCTACGACATGGTGGCGCCCAGCGGTGAAGGCGCAGCGCGCTGTATGCAGCAGGCGCTGGCCGGCATGGATGGCAAGGGTCTGGAAGGCAACGTGGACTACATCAACACCCACGGCACCTCCACTCCGGTGGGCGACGTGGCCGAGCTGCGCGCGATGAAAGAAGTGTTTGGGGACAAGGTGCCAGCTTTCGCTTCCACCAAGTCTCTCACCGGTCATTCGCTGGGCGCCGCCGGCGTACAGGAAGCCATCTACACCCTGCTGATGATGCAGAACGGCTTTATCGCCGCTTCTGCCAATGTGGAGACGGTAGACGAAGCCGCCGAGGGCCTCGACCTGGTCACCGAGCTGCGCGAGACGGAGATCCGCCGTGCGCTCTCCAACAGCTTCGGCTTCGGTGGCACCAACGCCAGCCTGATCTTCGACAAGATCTGATCCCCGGCACACCGCAAAAACAAAAGGGCGAGCCGCATTGCGACTCGCCCTTTTTTTTGGCCCGCCCGACTGGCAGCGACCTCAGTTCTCCGCCTTCTGCAACCGCTCCAGCCACAGCTCTACCTGGCGCGTCAGTCCCTGCCGCCAGCTGCGCTGCTGGATGCCGAACACATCCCGCAAGCGCTCGCAGCTCAACACCGAGGAGCGATCCTCAGGCACGGGTTCGACAGCCCGCAGGTCCGCGGCATAATCTTCTCCGTACAGAGAGCGCACGCGATCAACCACCTCGCAACCAAACTCCATGGCACTGCAGTTGTCCGCCGAACCGTAATGATAAATACCGGATTTCGGCGCGCCACTGGCCAGCTGCTGGGTCACGGCAACCACCACCCTCACCAGATCGGCCACAGTCACCGGATTACCACGGCTCACATCGTCGAGGGTAACTGGCTTGCCGTTCAGCAAACTGCGGATGACCCGCGCCAGAAGGGCGCGCTCGCTGCGGTCCACCTGCCACCCGAGGCGCAGAATACTGACATTGCGTTCCTCAAGGCTGTCACCCGCCAGAATCTGCTCGCAAGCCAGCCAGTGCCGCCCGATCTCCGAACTGGGCTCGGGTACGGTTTCCTCGTCAATTTTCTTGCTGCGGGCACGCCCAAACACCCCGTAGGAAGAGAGGTGCAGCAGCGCAGCGTATGGCTGGTCCCGCAGAGCCTCACACACGGCACGGGCTTCGCTCATGTAGGCGCTACCCGCGCAGGCAGCAGCATTGATCACAATGACACCCGCTCGACTGGCAATGGGGGCCGCCGCGAGCTGCTCGAGCCCCAGCAACTGCACCCGGAAACCGACCTTCTGCAGCCCCTTCTGCAAGGGGCCGTCAATGGCGTTACCGGCGCCGATCAGCGCGATGGTATCCGGCTGATATCCCGTGTGATGCATGGAAGAACCCGCTCTGATCAGAAGGGGATATCGTCGTCGAAGCTGTTATCGAATCCACCCATCGGCGCCGGATTATTGGCGGGGCGATTCTGCGGCTGATTCTGGGATTGATTGGACGGCGCCATCGGAGAGGGCGCGGAGCGGCCCTGGGCGTATTCATCCTGGTAACCGCCCTGGTTGTAATCGTTCTGCTGTGAATAGCCGCCACCCTGGCCGCCCTGCGGATAACCGCCTCCCTGTTCACCTCGGCCGTCCAGCATCTGCATTTCGCTGGCGACGATCTCGGTGGTATAGCGATCCTGGCCACTCTGCTTGTCCTGCCACTTGCGGGTGCGCAGGGAGCCTTCCAGATAGACTTTGCTGCCCTTGCGCAGGTACTCACCGGCGATTTCCGCCAGGCGGTTGAAGAACACTACACGGTGCCACTCGGTGCGCTCCTGCTGCTGGCCGGTCTGCTTGTCTTTCCAGGTCTCGGACGTCGCCAGGGTCACATTGGTGACGGCGCCGCCACTGGGCATGTAGCGGGTTTCCGGGTCGCCGCCCAGGTTGCCAATAAGAATTACTTTGTTAACGCCCCTGGCCATAAGCCTCTCCTCTCGATGGGCCCGCCTGCGGGCCCCTATCATTGTTCAAAGGTTCAGAGTTAAAAATTCAGTTTCGCGAAATCACTGGCACGACCGGTCATTCACCGGTAGCCAGCCTCTTCAACGGTGTATTTTTATCCAGCAGCATACAACACTCGGGAGGGAGCCGTCACCGCTGCGCCAAGCCACTCAGCCACCGGTGGAAAATGATCCCACTCAGCGGCTCGCAAGCGGTACGCGGGCACCACGCATCTGCCACCAGGCAATGGACCACACCACCAGAATACCGAGGGCGAGGGTCGCCACAGCACCCGCGCCACCGAGGCCGTACATCACACCGCCGAGACTGCCACCGGCAAACGCGCCGAGAAATTGCAGAGTCGCATAGAGGCCGGTGGCGGCGCCGCGACACTCCGCCGGCGCCACCCGAGTCAGCTGGGCCGGCAATAGTGCCTCCAGCAGGTTGAAGGCGAGGAAGAACACACCCAGGCATACCACAATCCAACGCCCGTGGACCTGGGGCATCAACGCAACGCCGCCGAAGACCAGTCCCAACAGTGCCAGCCGCATGGCCGCGGGCACCTGCCGGCGCTTCTCCGCCGCGCGCATCAGCGGCACCATCAGCACAAAGGCACCCAGCATCAGTGGGCCATAGAGTTTCCAGTGCTGGTCACTGGCCATATGGAGCTGGCCCACCAGCAGGTGCGGTAATGGCACGAACATCATGGTAAGTAGCAGGTGCAGAAAAAACACGCCGCTCACCAGCCGCCACACATCCCCCTGCCCCAGCAGGCGCGAGAAGTCCCCCTGCCCGGGGCCGCGCCGCACCGAGTGCTGAGGGTTTGGCACCAGCCGCCATACCAGAAGAATGCCCACCAGCGCCAGCAGCGCGGTGAGCCAGAAGATGGCCGACAGCCCGCCGAGACCCGCCACCAGCGGCCCCAGTACCACCGCGAGCACGAACGCTACACCGATGGAGGCACCGATCACCGCCATCGCCTTGCCACGATTCTCGTCCCGGGTCAGGTCCGCCGCCAGCGCCATGGTGGCAGCGGCGATGGCACCGGCGCCCTGCAAGATGCGTCCGGCAATCAGGCCGTACACCGAGTCTGTCAGCGCCGCCACCACGCTGCCGATGGCGAATACCGACAACCCGAGAAAGATCACCGGCTTGCGTCCCCAGCGGTCGCTCAGCATCCCCAGAGGGATCTGCAGCAGCGCCTGACTCAGGCCGTACGCACCCAGCGCCAAACCCAGCAGCGCCGGGGTACTGCCGCGGTAATCCGCGCCGTACAGGGACAGCACCGGCAGCACCATAAACAGGCCCAGCATGCGGAAGACATAGAGGGAGGCGAGACCGGCGAGCGCGCGTCGTTCAGTGGCATTCATGCAGGAGAATCCGGAGACAGCGAAAAACGGGGCGCATTGTAACAGCCACGGCGGCAGAGATTGATCCCCCGCCACCTAACGGCTACATGGCGTCACTTTATCGACAAACCCATGTCGATTCTGTCCGTCAATTACGCCCGTATTTGTCCTCGAAGCGGACGATATCGTCCTCACCGAGATAACTGCCGGACTGCACCTCGATCAGCTCCAGCGGGATGGCACCCGGGTTCTCAAGGCGGTGCACCACACCCAGGGGAATGAAAGTGGACTCGTTCTCGGTCAGCAGCAGCTGGTCGTCCCCGCGGGTCACCTTCGCGGTGCCGCGCACCACAATCCAGTGCTCGGCGCGGTGGTGGTGCATCTGCAGGGACAGCTGGCAGCCGGGCTTGACCACGATGCGTTTCACCTGGAAGCGCGGGCCGGCATCAATGGAGTCGTAGTAACCCCAGGGGCGGAACACCTTGCGGTGGGTTTCCGCCTCACTGCGCTCGCTCTGCTTGAGGCGCTGCACCAGTTTCTTTACATCCTGCACGCGACTCTTGTGGGCGACCATCAACGCATCGTCGGTATCGACCACCACCAGGTCCTGCACCCCGAGAATACCCACAAGGCGATCACCGCCGTGCACCAGGCAGCCGCTGGCGTCCTCCGCCAGCACGTCACCGCGCAGCAGGTTGTCGTTCTCATCCCGATCCGCCAGCTCCCACAGCGCGGACCAGGAGCCTACATCACTCCAGCCCGCCTGCATCGGTATCACGGCGGCAGATTCGGTTTTTTCCATCACCGCGTAGTCCACGGAATCCGCCGGGCAGCGGCCGAAGGCTTCGGCATCGATACGGGTGAAATCCAGATCGCGGGCGGCACCGCTCAGCGCGGCGCGGCAGGCATCGAGCATCGCCGGATGGTGCTGTGCCAGCTCTTCCAGATAGCGTGAGGCGCGGAACAGGAACATACCGCTGTTCCAGTTGTACTCGCCACTGGCCAGATACTGCTCGGCAGTGGCGAGATCGGGCTTTTCCACAAACTCCGCCACCTTCCAGCCGCCCTCCAGCGCATCGCCGCTGCGAATATAGCCGTAACCGGTCTCGGCGCACGTCGGTACGATACCGAAGGTGACCAGCAGGCCATCCTCCGCCAGTTTCTTCGCCGAGTTCACCGCCTGCTGGAAGGCCGCGGTGTCCGCCACCACATGATCCGCTGGCAGCACCAGCAGCAGTGGGTCCTGCCCGTTCTCTACCGCGCTCAGTGCCGCCAGCGCAATGGCCGGGGCGGTATTGCGGGCGCACGGTTCCAGCAGGATGGACTGGGCCGCGCGCCCCACTTCCTGCAACTGTTCAGCGGCGGCAAAGCGGTGGGCCTCATTGCACACCAGGATCGGCGCTTCCACATGCGGCAGGCCGTCCAGCCTCAGGGCCGTGGCCTGTAACATGGTCTGGTTGCCGGCGAGGGAGAGGAACTGCTTGGGATAGGCTTCGCGGGACAGCGGCCACAGGCGCGACCCGGTACCACCGCAGAGAATGACGGGGATCATGATTTCCGTATCCACACTGGGTTATTCACTGGAAATGGGATTGGCTGGCATTTTGGCACAATCGCCCCTCGGATTATACTTGACCGTTTTCTCCCGCCGGGTCCCTGAACCGGGCACTTTCACCGCAAAAAACGCACACGAAACCAGACAGCAAAACAGGACACCGAGTGGACACGATTTACGTCAGAGGTGCGCGCACCCACAACCTGAAGAATATCGATCTGGATATTCCCCGCGACAAGCTGATCGTGATTACCGGGCTGTCCGGCTCCGGTAAGTCCTCACTCGCGTTCGACACCCTCTACGCCGAGGGCCAGCGCCGCTATGTGGAGTCCCTCTCTACCTACGCGCGTCAGTTCCTGTCGATGATGGAAAAGCCGGATGTGGACACGGTGGAGGGGCTGTCGCCGGCCATCTCCATCGAGCAAAAATCCACCTCCCACAACCCCCGCTCCACCGTGGGCACCATCACCGAGATTTACGACTACCTGCGCCTGCTGTTCGCCCGCGTGGGTGAGCCGCGCTGCCCGGACCACCACGAGCCGCTGCAGGCGCAGACCGTCAGCCAGATGGTGGATCAGGTGCTGGCGCTGCCCGAGGGCACCAGGATCATGCTGCTGGCACCGGTGGTGCGCGACCGCAAGGGCGAGCACTTGCATGTGTTCGAACAGCTGCGCCGCGATGGCTTTGTGCGCGCGCGTATCGACGGCACCGTGTGCGACCTCGACGACACCCCGAAGCTCGACAAGCGCAAGAAGCACACGGTGGAAGTGGTGGTGGACCGCTTCAAGGTGCGCGACGACCTGCAGCTGCGTTTGGCGGAGTCCTTTGAGACAGCGCTCAACCTGACCGACGGTATCGCCTCCATCAGTTTTATGGATGGGGAAAAGGAAGACCACCTGTTTTCCGCCCGCCACGCCTGCCCGGTATGTGATTACTCACTGGACGAACTGGAGCCTCGCCTGTTCTCGTTCAACAATCCGGCGGGGGCCTGTCCCGGTTGCGACGGTCTCGGAGTGAAGCAGTTCTTCGACGAAGACAAGGTCATCCTCGACCCGGAGAGCAGTATCTCCGAGGGCGCCATCCGCGGCTGGGACCGGCGCAACATCTACTACTACCACATGCTTACCTCCCTGGCGGAGCACTACGGTTTCGATATCGACAAACCGTGGCAGAAGCTGGCGAAAAAATACCGCGAAGTCATTCTGCACGGCAGCGGCGATACCCCCGTCGATTTCAGCTATGTGAACGACCGCGGCGACGTCACCATTCGCCGGCACACCTTCGAGGGCATCATCCCCAATTTCCAGCGCCGCTACCGCGACACCGAGTCCCAGAGCGTGCGCGAGGAACTGGCCAAGTATCTGAGCACCCAGAAATGTCCCGAATGTGAGGGCACCCGCCTGCGCCGCGAGGCGCGCAACGTATTTGTGGACGACCGCACCCTGGCGCAGATCACCGAACTGCCGGTGGGCGATGCATTTGACTACTTCGCCAACCAGCTGCAATTCCAGGGCGCGCAGAAAGAGATTGCCGACAAGATCCTCAAGGAGCTGCGCGACCGTTTCCGCTTCCTGGTAGATGTCGGGCTCAACTACCTGACCCTGAACCGCAGCGCCGAAACCCTGTCTGGCGGCGAGGCCCAGCGCATTCGTCTGGCCAGCCAGATCGGCGCCGGTCTCGTGGGTGTGATGTATATTCTCGACGAGCCCTCCATCGGACTGCACCAGCGCGACAACGAGCGCCTGCTGAACACCCTCACCCACCTGCGGGATATCGGCAACACCGTGATCGTGGTGGAGCACGATGAGGATGCGATCCGTGCGGCGGACTTCCTGATTGACATCGGCCCCGGCGCTGGCGTACACGGTGGTGAAGTGGTCGCCGCCGGCACCCACGAGCAGGTGGCCGGTTGCGAGCGCTCACTTACCGGCCAGTACCTGTCCGGCAAGAAGCAGATAGCTATACCGGAAAAACGTATCAAGGCCGGCGACAAGTATCTGCGCATCGAGGGCGCCACTGGCAACAACCTGAAAGACGTCACGCTGGAAATCCCGGTGGGACTCTTTACCTGTGTCACCGGTGTATCCGGCTCCGGTAAATCCACTCTGATCAACACCACCCTGTATCCGCTCGCCGCCACCGCGCTGAACAAGGCCACCACGCTGAAGGCATCGCCGCACAAGGCCATCAAGGGGCTCGAACATTTCGACAAGTGTGTCGACATCGACCAGAGCCCCATCGGCCGCACCCCGCGCTCCAACCCCGCCACCTACACCGGTATTTTTACGCCGATCCGCGAACTGTTTTCCGGCACCCAGGAAGCCCGCTCCCGCGGCTACAAACCGGGCCGCTTCAGCTTCAACGTGAAGGGCGGCCGCTGTGAGGCCTGTCAGGGCGACGGCGTGATCAAGGTGGAAATGCATTTCCTGCCGGACATTTACGTGCCCTGCGACACCTGCAAGGGCAAGCGCTACAACCGCGAAACCCTCGAGGTGCAGTACAAAGGCAAGAGCATCCACGAGGTACTGGAAATGACCGTGGAAGATGCGCGGGAGTTTTTTGATCCGGTGCCGGCCATTGCCAAGAAGCTGCAGACGCTGATGGATGTGGGCCTCTCCTACATCAAGCTCGGTCAGGCGGCGACGACCCTCTCCGGTGGTGAAGCCCAGCGGGTGAAGCTGTCCCGCGAGCTGTCCAAGCGGGATACCGGCCAGACCCTGTACATTCTCGACGAGCCCACCACCGGGCTGCACTTTGCCGACATCCAGTTGCTGCTGGATGTGCTGCACCGCCTGCGCGACCACGGCAATACCATCGTGGTGATCGAGCACAATCTGGACGTGATCAAAACCGCCGACTGGATCGTGGATCTCGGTCCCGAAGGCGGCTCCGGCGGCGGCGAGATCATCGCCAGCGGAACCCCGGAACAGGTGGCAAAAATCAAAGCCTCCCACACCGGGCGCTTCCTGAAGTCGATGCTGAAGAAGTAGCGGCGCGAAGCCCGGCGCCGGCCCCCTTCGAAAAGAAACCTCAGCGGCGGGAACCATGACAAAAACAAGACATTCCCTGAGTATCGGCCCCGCTGCCATGGTGGCAGCGGCATTCATCGGCCCCGGCACCGTAATCACCGCCGGTCTTGCGGGCGCCAATTACGGTTATACCCTGCTGTGGGCGCTGCTGTTTGCCACGGCTGCCAGCATCATCCTTCAGGAAATGGCAGCGCGCCTCGGGATCGTCACCGGCCGCGGGCTGGGTGAAAATATTCGCCAGTCCCTGCACAACCCGCTGACGCGCTGGCCGGCCATGCTGCTGGTGATCGGCGCCATTGTGGTTGGCAATGCCGCCTACGAGGGAGGCAACCTCGCGGGGGCCAGCGCCGGATTGAAACTGCTCACCGGCGGAACCGCCGCTGCGGTGGAGGGTGGCCGCACCTTCTGGCCCATCGCGGTCGGCCTGCTTGCCGCGGCGTTGCTATGGAGCGGTAACTACAAAGTCATCGAGCGGGTGCTGATCGGGCTGGTGGCACTAATGAGCCTCGCCTTTCTCCTCACCTTTGTCATCACCCGTCCGGATCTGGGCGCACTCACACAGGGACTCCTGATGCCCTCGGTACCGAGTGGTGCAACCCTCACGGTGATTGCGCTGATCGGGACCACCGTGGTGCCTTACAATTTGTTCCTGCACAGTTCCAGCGTCAGCCAGAAGTGGCGCACGCCGGATCAGTTACCACTCGCACGCCGGGACATACTGATCTCCATTCCCGTGGGCGGGCTGATCTCCATTGCCATTGCCTCCACCGCTGCCGCGGCGTTT encodes the following:
- a CDS encoding MFS transporter — translated: MNATERRALAGLASLYVFRMLGLFMVLPVLSLYGADYRGSTPALLGLALGAYGLSQALLQIPLGMLSDRWGRKPVIFLGLSVFAIGSVVAALTDSVYGLIAGRILQGAGAIAAATMALAADLTRDENRGKAMAVIGASIGVAFVLAVVLGPLVAGLGGLSAIFWLTALLALVGILLVWRLVPNPQHSVRRGPGQGDFSRLLGQGDVWRLVSGVFFLHLLLTMMFVPLPHLLVGQLHMASDQHWKLYGPLMLGAFVLMVPLMRAAEKRRQVPAAMRLALLGLVFGGVALMPQVHGRWIVVCLGVFFLAFNLLEALLPAQLTRVAPAECRGAATGLYATLQFLGAFAGGSLGGVMYGLGGAGAVATLALGILVVWSIAWWQMRGARVPLASR
- the fabB gene encoding beta-ketoacyl-ACP synthase I, which encodes MRRVVITGMGITSCIGNNTQEVLASLKAGRSGIRFMDEYAELGLRSQVAGVVDIDFKEHIDRKHLRFMGDSAAYAYIAMAEAIAMAGLEESDISNVRTGLVMGSGGTSTAAIIESAEITKTRGVRKVGAFRVPQVMGSTVSACLATPFKIKGVNYSISSACATSAHCIGNGAELIQMGKQDIVFAGGGEELAWSLTHLFDAMGALSSKYNDTPTKASRPYDANRDGFVIAGGGGCVVLEEYEHAKARGANIIAELVGYGATSDGYDMVAPSGEGAARCMQQALAGMDGKGLEGNVDYINTHGTSTPVGDVAELRAMKEVFGDKVPAFASTKSLTGHSLGAAGVQEAIYTLLMMQNGFIAASANVETVDEAAEGLDLVTELRETEIRRALSNSFGFGGTNASLIFDKI
- the fabA gene encoding 3-hydroxyacyl-[acyl-carrier-protein] dehydratase FabA; the protein is MSNFVQKSSYTREELLACGRGEMFGPGNAQLPAPNMLMLDRITHIAKDGGEFGKGELIAELDITPDLWFFDCHFPGDPVMPGCLGLDAMWQLLGYFLAWKGNPGRGRALGCGEVKFTGQILPTNKKVTYHIQMSRLVERKLVMGIGNGSVSVDGREIYTAKDLRVGLFTRTDNF
- the ssb gene encoding single-stranded DNA-binding protein; amino-acid sequence: MARGVNKVILIGNLGGDPETRYMPSGGAVTNVTLATSETWKDKQTGQQQERTEWHRVVFFNRLAEIAGEYLRKGSKVYLEGSLRTRKWQDKQSGQDRYTTEIVASEMQMLDGRGEQGGGYPQGGQGGGYSQQNDYNQGGYQDEYAQGRSAPSPMAPSNQSQNQPQNRPANNPAPMGGFDNSFDDDIPF
- a CDS encoding Nramp family divalent metal transporter, translating into MTKTRHSLSIGPAAMVAAAFIGPGTVITAGLAGANYGYTLLWALLFATAASIILQEMAARLGIVTGRGLGENIRQSLHNPLTRWPAMLLVIGAIVVGNAAYEGGNLAGASAGLKLLTGGTAAAVEGGRTFWPIAVGLLAAALLWSGNYKVIERVLIGLVALMSLAFLLTFVITRPDLGALTQGLLMPSVPSGATLTVIALIGTTVVPYNLFLHSSSVSQKWRTPDQLPLARRDILISIPVGGLISIAIASTAAAAFFSHQLKLNNAAEMARALEPLFGKSARWCMGVGLFAAGISSALTAPLASAYALCGILDKSTDLKAPPIRAIWLSIIVIGAIMATQGIRPIQLIWFAQIANGLLLPIVTGFLLWAMNSRRLGAHRNSRTQNALGLLVLLTTVLLGGRSLATALGWIG
- the uvrA gene encoding excinuclease ABC subunit UvrA gives rise to the protein MDTIYVRGARTHNLKNIDLDIPRDKLIVITGLSGSGKSSLAFDTLYAEGQRRYVESLSTYARQFLSMMEKPDVDTVEGLSPAISIEQKSTSHNPRSTVGTITEIYDYLRLLFARVGEPRCPDHHEPLQAQTVSQMVDQVLALPEGTRIMLLAPVVRDRKGEHLHVFEQLRRDGFVRARIDGTVCDLDDTPKLDKRKKHTVEVVVDRFKVRDDLQLRLAESFETALNLTDGIASISFMDGEKEDHLFSARHACPVCDYSLDELEPRLFSFNNPAGACPGCDGLGVKQFFDEDKVILDPESSISEGAIRGWDRRNIYYYHMLTSLAEHYGFDIDKPWQKLAKKYREVILHGSGDTPVDFSYVNDRGDVTIRRHTFEGIIPNFQRRYRDTESQSVREELAKYLSTQKCPECEGTRLRREARNVFVDDRTLAQITELPVGDAFDYFANQLQFQGAQKEIADKILKELRDRFRFLVDVGLNYLTLNRSAETLSGGEAQRIRLASQIGAGLVGVMYILDEPSIGLHQRDNERLLNTLTHLRDIGNTVIVVEHDEDAIRAADFLIDIGPGAGVHGGEVVAAGTHEQVAGCERSLTGQYLSGKKQIAIPEKRIKAGDKYLRIEGATGNNLKDVTLEIPVGLFTCVTGVSGSGKSTLINTTLYPLAATALNKATTLKASPHKAIKGLEHFDKCVDIDQSPIGRTPRSNPATYTGIFTPIRELFSGTQEARSRGYKPGRFSFNVKGGRCEACQGDGVIKVEMHFLPDIYVPCDTCKGKRYNRETLEVQYKGKSIHEVLEMTVEDAREFFDPVPAIAKKLQTLMDVGLSYIKLGQAATTLSGGEAQRVKLSRELSKRDTGQTLYILDEPTTGLHFADIQLLLDVLHRLRDHGNTIVVIEHNLDVIKTADWIVDLGPEGGSGGGEIIASGTPEQVAKIKASHTGRFLKSMLKK
- a CDS encoding sugar nucleotide-binding protein gives rise to the protein MHHTGYQPDTIALIGAGNAIDGPLQKGLQKVGFRVQLLGLEQLAAAPIASRAGVIVINAAACAGSAYMSEARAVCEALRDQPYAALLHLSSYGVFGRARSKKIDEETVPEPSSEIGRHWLACEQILAGDSLEERNVSILRLGWQVDRSERALLARVIRSLLNGKPVTLDDVSRGNPVTVADLVRVVVAVTQQLASGAPKSGIYHYGSADNCSAMEFGCEVVDRVRSLYGEDYAADLRAVEPVPEDRSSVLSCERLRDVFGIQQRSWRQGLTRQVELWLERLQKAEN
- a CDS encoding mannose-1-phosphate guanylyltransferase/mannose-6-phosphate isomerase, with amino-acid sequence MMIPVILCGGTGSRLWPLSREAYPKQFLSLAGNQTMLQATALRLDGLPHVEAPILVCNEAHRFAAAEQLQEVGRAAQSILLEPCARNTAPAIALAALSAVENGQDPLLLVLPADHVVADTAAFQQAVNSAKKLAEDGLLVTFGIVPTCAETGYGYIRSGDALEGGWKVAEFVEKPDLATAEQYLASGEYNWNSGMFLFRASRYLEELAQHHPAMLDACRAALSGAARDLDFTRIDAEAFGRCPADSVDYAVMEKTESAAVIPMQAGWSDVGSWSALWELADRDENDNLLRGDVLAEDASGCLVHGGDRLVGILGVQDLVVVDTDDALMVAHKSRVQDVKKLVQRLKQSERSEAETHRKVFRPWGYYDSIDAGPRFQVKRIVVKPGCQLSLQMHHHRAEHWIVVRGTAKVTRGDDQLLLTENESTFIPLGVVHRLENPGAIPLELIEVQSGSYLGEDDIVRFEDKYGRN